From the Pirellulales bacterium genome, one window contains:
- a CDS encoding carboxymuconolactone decarboxylase family protein: MPDASPRIATVRVVDEAAATGRVKEIFDDIKATKQIDFVPNFWKTLANYPPLLEQIWTRLKVVMAPGRLDPLTKEMIAVAVSATNGCRYCINSHTAAVKKLGLDDESLGELMAVVALFNSTNALADAYQVEPDVFPPL, translated from the coding sequence ATGCCCGACGCCAGCCCGCGGATCGCGACGGTACGGGTGGTCGACGAAGCGGCGGCCACCGGCCGTGTGAAAGAGATCTTCGACGACATCAAAGCCACGAAACAGATCGACTTTGTCCCCAACTTCTGGAAGACCCTGGCGAACTATCCGCCGCTGCTGGAGCAAATCTGGACCCGGCTGAAAGTCGTGATGGCTCCAGGTCGGCTCGACCCGCTGACCAAGGAGATGATCGCCGTGGCGGTGTCGGCCACGAACGGCTGTCGCTATTGCATCAATTCACATACTGCGGCGGTCAAGAAGCTGGGGCTCGACGACGAGTCCCTTGGCGAGCTGATGGCCGTCGTCGCCCTGTTCAACAGCACCAACGCCCTGGCCGATGCCTACCAGGTCGAGCCGGACGTGTTTCCCCCCCTATAA